Genomic window (Streptomyces sp. NBC_01431):
ATCCGCTGGGGCTCCAGCGCCCAGATCGCGGCGGAGTCGAACAGGTCCGAGGCGCGCGGCCGGTCCGACTCGTCGTGGCAGTGGAACGCGGCCCAGAACAGATCGCCCGGCAGCGCGTCGCGCGGGGCGTACACCCGGTACACGTACTGCATGCCGTCCTGGGCCAGGAGGGCGATCATCCAGCACATCGACGCTCCCTCGGCGGGCGGTGGGGACGGCTGTGTCACGGGAGGAGGACGAGCCGGGGTGGTGGCGCGGTTGCGCCGGCGGCGCGACGCAGGGCGGCACGCGCCGTCGGGTTGCCCTGTCAGGGGAGATTTCCGAGATCTCATCCGTAAGGAGGAGAACCCGGTCATCCGTACCCACCTTCTGCTGGAGAACGAATGCTCCCTCACGGGGATGTTCCGGAACGTGACAGCTGATGGAGTTGAGGGGTGCACAGTCCTATCCAGGGGACCTCTCGCCAGGACCCGTCAGCCGCGGAGCCCGACGCCGCGCTCACCGCTGAGCTCGCCCCGGTGGTCGCGGGCGCTCGCAGGCGTGCCCTGCGCGACGGCGACCGCCAGGTGGACACGGCGCATCTGCTGCACTCGCTGATGGAGAGCGACCCCGAGGTCCGCGCCGCCTTCGAGAGCGGGCCGCGGGTGGCGCGCGTGCTCGGCTATCTGGTGCAGCGCAGCATCGGGTACGGGCTGCGCTGGCAGGGTTCGGTCGAGGACTCGGGTGCCGTGCCGCTGCTGGGCCGGCCCGGCTGGTCGCCGGGTGCGCTGTCCGCCATCGAGTTCGCGCGGCGCCGCGCCTTCGCGCTGCGCGGCCAACAGGTCACCGGGCGGGATCTGCTGGCCGCGCTCGCCGCCGATCCGCGGTGCCGTGCCGTCGAGGTGCTCCGGCACGCCGGGGTGGATCCGGCGGCCCTGAGCGACCGTCTGAACGAGCCGTCCCCGCAGCGCTGAGGGGCCTTGCGGCGAGGTTCTTCGAGGCCGCGAGCCGTACAGCGTCTCGACAGGTGTCATGCGGATGACGCTCCTGACCCGGCCTGTCATCATGTGCCGATGCACGCGTCTCAGGGGAGAAGCGTCGGCCTGGGACTCGCCCTGGCGTCGGCCTTCGCATTCGGTGGTTCAGGTGTGGCGGCCAAGCCGCTCATCGAGGCGGGGCTCGACCCGCTGCACGTGGTGTGGCTGCGGGTGACCGGGGCCGCGCTCGTCATGCTCCCGGTGGCCTGGCGCCACCGCCGCCTGGTGCTGCGCAAACCCGCGCTGCTCGCCGGGTTCGGACTGCTGGCCGTCGCGGGCGTCCAGGCCTGCTACTTCGCGTCCATCTCGCGGATACCCGTCGGCGTCGCCCTGCTCGTCGAATATCTCGCACCCGCGCTCGTCCTGGGGTGGGTGCGCTTCGTCCAGCGCAGGCCGGTGACCCGTGCCGCCGCGGCCGGAGTGGTCCTCGCCGTCGCCGGTCTCGCCTGCGTCGTGGAGGTCTGGTCCGGGCTGAGCTTCGACGCGGTCGGACTGCTGCTCGCGCTCGGCGCCGCCTGCTGCCAGGTCGGCTACTTCGTGCTGTCCGACCACGGCGGCCAGGGCACACAAGCGGCCGACCCGCTCGGCGTGATCGCGTACGGACTGCTGATCGGCGCGCTCGTCCTGACCGGGGTGGCCCGGCCCTGGGACATGAAGTGGTCGGTGCTCGGCGGCAGCGCCGACATGAACGGCGCGCACGTGCCCGCGGTGCTGCTGCTGTGCTGGATCGTGCTGATCGCGACCGTCATCGCGTACGTCACCGGGGTCATCTCCGTGCGCAGACTCTCCCCACAGGTCGCCGGAGTGGTCGCCTGTCTGGAGGCGGTGATCGCGACCGTCTTCGCCTGGGTGCTGCTCGGCGAGCACCTGTCGGCGCCGCAGATCCTGGGCGGCGCGGTGGTTCTGACCGGCGCGTTCATCGCCCAGTCGGCGGCGCCCAAGGCCGCTTCGGGGCCGGTCGCCTCGGGCGGGCCGGCGGCCGCCGAAGGGGAGTTGTCGGCCGGCCGCACCGCCGCATAGGGTGCCGGACATGCACAAGACCGTCCTGCCGCCTCCCGCCGCGTAACGCGGGCGGCCGCACTCCAGACGAAGACCCCGGCTCGGGCAGTCCCCGAGCGGCTCGTCGCTGCCCGCGTACTCCTGTCACGCGACCAGCCAGCCGTCTTCCTCTCCGGAGTACGCACGTGTCGAACCCTTCCACGAGCCTTGCCATGGGCCCGTCCATCACCGCCCTGCCCGTCGGGCGCGGCCTGCTCTACCTCGCCTTCGCCGGGGTCGCCTGGGGCACCGCCGGCGGTGCGGCCGCCCTCGTCTTCGGCGCCAGCGACCTCGGTCCGCTCGCCCTCTCCTTCTGGCGCTGCGCGGGCGGACTCGTCCTGTTGCTCGGCGCGATGGCGCTGCGCCGCCGCCCCGCACCCGTGGCGCCCGAACCGCGCGGCCGCCGGCTGCTGCGCATCATCGGCAGCGGCATCGGCCTGATGATCTTCCAGAGCGCCTACTTCGCGGCCGTCGAGGCGACCGGCCTCGCGGTCGCGACCGTCGTGACACTGGGCGCCGGACCCGTCCTGATCGCACTCGGGGCCCGCCTCACCATGGGCGAGCGGATCGGCTGGGCGGGCGCGGCGGCCGTAGCCGGGGCACTGGCCGGGCTCGCCGTGCTGTGGATCGGCAATGGCGGCGGCACGGTCCGGCCCGCCGGGGTCGTCCTCGCGCTGGTCTCGGCCGCCGGATACGCGGCCATCACGCTGCTGACCAGGTGGCTCGGCCGCAACGGCGGCGCCGCCGATCCCTCGGCGACCACGGCCTGGGCCTTCGGCGTGGCCGCGCTCTGCCTGCTGCCGTTCGCGGGCACCGAAGGCCTGCTGCCGCACACCGCCGAACCGGTGCGGGTGGTGGTCCTGATGCTGTACGTGGCCGCCATACCGACGGCGCTGGCGTACGCCCTCTACTTCGCCGGTGCCGCGGTCGTGCGGGCCGCGACCGTCTCCGTGATCATGCTTCTGGAGCCGGTGAGCGCGGCCGTGATCGCGGTGTCGGTGCTCGGCGAACGGATCACCGCGGCGACCGCGGTGGGCACCACCCTGCTGCTCCTCGCGGTCATCGCACTTGCGGCGACCGAGGCGAGGGACGCCAGGACCCGGCGCGCGGCGATGGCCGCGTAAGGAGCCCCGGGCCCCCGTCGGCAACGTCGTTCTCGGGGGCCCGCCGAGGCCGGATCGGCGTGCCGGGCCCCTCTCTCACAGGGCCGTCAGGTAGTCCGGCACGCCTACCGACGGGTCGAGGTCGTCCGCCGGGATCAGGGCGCCGTGACGCGGGGCGAGCGGCACGACGCCCGCCCAGTGGGGAAGCGCCAGGTCCTCGGCGTCGTCGCTCGGGCCGCCGGTGCGGAGCTTCGCCGAGACCTCGTTCAGATCGAGGCTGATCACGGCGGTCGCGGCCAGCTCCTTGGCGTTGGGGGGTCGCGAGTCGTAGGAGCGTCCCGGCACCACGTGGTCCACCAGCGCGTCCAGCGCGGTGCGCTTCTCCTCGGGGTCGGTGACCTCGTGGGCGATGCCGTGCACCACGACCGAGCGGTAGTTGATCGAGTGGTGGAAGGCGGACCGGGCCAGGACCAGACCGTCGACGTGGGTGACCGTCAGGCACACCGGGAGCCCCGGGTCGGCCTGGCCCGCCGCGCGCAGCGGGCCGGAACCGGTGGAGCCGTGTATGTAGAGCCGCTCGCCGACGCGGCCGTAGAGGGTCGGCAGCACGACCGGCGCGCCGTCGCGGACGAAGCCCAGGTGGCAGACGTACGCCTCGTCGAGGATGCCGTGCACCAGCGCGCGGTCGTACGAGGCGCGTTCGCGGTAGCGGGTGGGTGCGGTGCGGTCGGTCGCCCGGTAGGGGGCCGCGGCGGCAGTGTCCGACATTGCGATCTCCATTGCACTAGTGCATAATGTTGTTTGTGCTAGGAGAATATCGGATTGTTGGGCGGCGCGCATCGGAGATTGCCGAGAGCGTGGAGCGCGCGGTGGGCTCAGGCGGGCTCGAGCCCGGTCAACTACTGCCCCCGCTCAGGGAGTTGGCCACAGAGCTCGGAGTCAATCCCAATACCGTCGCGGCCGCCTACCGGCTGCTGCGCGACCGCGGGGTGATCGAGACGGCGGGCCGGCGAGGCAGCCGGGTGCGCGCGCGGCCCGCGAGCACCGCCCGTGACCTCATCCGTGTGGACGTGCCCCAGGGCGTGCGCGACGTCGCGGACGGCAACCCGGATCCGGCGCTCCTGCCGCCGCTCGCCGACGCGCTCGCGGCCGCCGCCCGCCGCAACGCCGAATCGCCCGGCCGGTACATGTACGGGCAGGACCCCGTGGACGAGGACCTGGCCCGCCTCGCCCGTGCCGCCTTCGACGAAGGGGGCGTGCCGGACGGGCCGATCGGGGTGTTCTCGGGTTCTCTCGATGCCATCGAGCGGGTGCTCACCGCACACCTCCGGCCCGGCGACGCGGTGGCGATCGAGGATCCCGGCTGGGGCGCGGTGCTCGACCTGGTACCGGCGCTCGGACTGCGCCCCGAACCCATGGCCCTGGACGACGAGGGCCCGCTGCCCGAGGGACTGGAGCGCGCCCTGGCCGCGGGTGCCAGGGCAGTGGTCATCACCTGCCGCGCGCAGAACCCGACGGGCGCGGCCGTGAGCGCGGCCCGCGCCCGCGCCCTGCGCGAGGTCCTCAGCGCGCACCCTGGCGTGCTGCTCATCGAGGACGACCACGGGCACGGCATGGTCGATCTGCCGCTGCACCTGGTCTCCCCGGTCACCGAGCGCTGGGCCTTCGTGCGGTCGGTGGCCAAGGCGTACGGTCCGGATCTGCGGCTCGCGGTACTTACTGGTGACGCGGTCACCCTCGACCGGGTGCGCGGGCGCCAGCGCCTCGGCCCCGGCTGGGTCAGCAGACTGCTTCAGCGGGCCGTGGTCGAACTCTGGACGTCGGGTGCCGTCGATCCGGTGAAGGTGGCCCGCTCCTACCGGGAGCGCCGGGAGGGTCTGCTGCGGGCGCTGCGCGAGCGGGGGATCGAGGCCCGTGGGCGCAGCGGCTTCGTGGTCTGGGTGTCGGTGCCCGACGAGACGGGGGCGGTGTCCCGGCTGCTGCACGCCGGGTGGGCGGTGGCGCCTGGCGCCCGCTTCCGGATGGCCTCGGCGCCCGGGGTGCGCATCACGGTCTCAAGTCTGGGCCGCGACGAGATCGGGCCGCTCGCGGACGCCATCGCCTCCGCGGTCGGCCCGGGACCCGGGAACCGCTACGACTACTGAGCCGGGGACTTCGCGGGGGCGGGCCTGGGGGACCGGGACTTCGCGCGCGGGCGGCTCTGGGTCAGGGCCGCGCCCGCGAGCACGATGGCCGCGCCGACCGGGGTGTTCCAGCTGAGGCTCTCGCCGAGGACCGCGACCCCGGCGGCGGTGGCGATCACCGGGATGAAGTAGGTGACCATCTGCGCCGTCGTCGGGCCCACCTCATTGACGAGCCCGTACTGGACGAGCACCGCGAACCCGGTACCGAAGGCGCCAAGCGCCGCGACGGCCAGCAGCGGGACGAGGGGGAACGAGCTCGGGAATCCGGCGAACAGCGGTGTCACCAGGGCCAGTTGGAGCGTGGCGACGCCGAGCTGGGCGCCGATCAGGGACAGGTTCGAGTGCCCGCTGCCCGCCAGCGTGCGGCGGACGTAGATCCAGCCGACCGGATAGCAGAGCGAGGCGAGCAGGGCCATCGCGGTGCCGGTGACGTCCAGACCGTGGAAGCCCTGCCAGGCACCGAGAACCGTGAGCACCCCGAGGAAGCCGAGGCCGAGCCCCGCGACGCGGCGGCGGGTCGGCCGGTCCTCGGAGAGCGCGACCAGCGACAGCGCCATGCCCCACAGTGGCGAGGTCGCGTTGCAGATGCCGGCCAGCGTCGAGGGGATCGTCAGTTCCGAGTACGCGAACAGCGAGAAGGGCGCGGCGTTGAGGAGCAGCGCCGCCACCGTCAGATGCAGCCAGGTGCGGGCTCCGCGCGGCAGTCGCTCGCGCTTGACGGCCATGGCCACGGCGAGCACCACCGTGCCGAAGAGCAGTCGTCCGAAGGTCACCTGGAACGGGGCGTAGCCGTCCGTGCCGACCTTGATGAGCAGGAAGCTGAAGCCCCAGATGAGCGAGAGCGCGGCGAACCGGACGCGCCAGTCAAGGGCGGGACGGCGCGCTGCGGGCGAGGTGGGGGAGGCCGGTGCGGAGAGGGCCCGGGAAGGGGCTGCGGTGCTCATGGCGACCAGGATGGCGCCAGCAATCACGTAGCACAAGCGAGAAAAGGCGAAGGTGATCGGTTAGCATTGCTTATATGTTGAACCTGGAGCGCCTGCGCACCCTCGACGCGGTGGCCCGGCACGGCTCGGTCGGCGGCGCCGCCGACACGCTGCACGTGACCACCTCAGCCGTCTCCCAGCAGCTCGCCAAGCTGGAACGGGAGGCCGGTCAGCCGCTGCTCGCCAAGAACGGGCGCGGGGTGCGGCTCACCGACGCCGGCCGGCTGCTCGCCGAGCACGCCGCCCGCATCCTGTCCCAAGTGCAACTGGCCCAGGCGGAGTTGGAGGCTCAGCGTGGCAGGGTCGTCGGCGACCTCAGGATCGCGGGCTTCGCCACCGCCGCCCGCGGGCTCTTCCCCGCCGCGCTCGCCTCGCTGCGTGCCGAGCACCCGCGGCTCAAGGTCCGCTCCGACGAACTGGAGGCCGACGAATCGGTGCAGGGTGTGCTGCTCGGCGACCTCGACCTCGCGCTCGTACTCGACTGGTACAACAAGCCGCTGCCGCTGCCCGACGGGCTCGCCAAGCGGGCGGTCCTTGACGACCTCGCGGACGTCGCCATGTCCGCCGGTCATCCGCTGGCCGGTCGCGAGACGGTGGGCCTGGAGGAGTTCGCCGAGGACGAGTGGATCACCTGGCCCGAGGGCGAATTCTGCAGCGAGTGGCTGATGTTCACCCTGCGCGGCAAGGGCGTCGAGCCGCGTATCGCCCATGTGGCCCGCGAACACGCCACCCAACTCGCCCTGGTGGAAGCCGGGTTGGGCGTCAGCATCGCCCCGCGCCTGGGCCGGGGTCCGGTGCCGGACGGGGTGCGGGTGGTGCCGGTGCGCGATGCGATGAGCCGCCATGTGTACGCCGTGTGGCGCGCGGACGCCGACCGCAGGCCCTCGATCCGGGCCGCCGTCGACGCCCTGGCCGCGGCGGGCGAGCGGCTCGCCCAGCGGTAGCCCGCGGCCGGGCGACCCCGAACCCCTGAACCGCGACCCGGAAGCCGTTGTCGCCGCACGGAATTCCGGCGCCCGGGTTCTACCGAGCCCTGCCTACCGCCCGAAGTCGCCCCCCAGCTTGCGGAAGTCCCAGGAGACCACCGTGTCCGGCGTCAGCCGCAGCCACGCGTGCCGCCCGTCGTGGAACATCTCCTCCAGGCCGAAGTTCTTCGCCGCGAACAACCGCTCGGGGACGGCGAGTTCGGGGCAGGGCTCGCCCGTGCGCGGGGCCTCGCCGACCGGGACGGCGCTGCCGGTCAGCTCCACCCCGCGCAACTCTCCGTACTCCGTGCCGTCGTCCACCACCACCGCCACCCGCGGATCCTTGCCGAGCTGCGCCCAGCGGCGGCTGCGCGTGATCGAGTACAGCCAGAGCGAGGTGCCGTCCCAGACGTACCAGAGCGGGGCGACGTGCGGACTGCCGTCCGCCGAGACCGTGGCGAGGCGGCAGGTGCGCTGCTCGCCGAGGAAGGCGTCCTGCTCCTCGTCGGTCATCATGATCCGGCGGCCCCGGCGCTGTGTGGCGGTCATCGGCGCCTTCCCTTCCAGTGATGGCAGGCATTCTGACGGTTCGTCAGGAATCATGGCGCGCTCTTCCCTCGTCGCGCAATGGCCGTTAGCCTCCCGCGCCATGGCGACGAAGGAACACCTCGCGGAACAGCTGGCCCCTGCCACGACGGTGCTCATGACCGTCGAGTGCCAACAGGGCGTGGTCGGCAAGGACAGCGCACTGCCCGAACTCGCCACGCAGGCACGGGCTTCGGGGGTGCTGCACAACGTGGCCCGGCTGGTGGCGGGAGCCCATGTGGCGGGCGTCCAGGTGCTGCACGC
Coding sequences:
- a CDS encoding Clp protease N-terminal domain-containing protein, whose amino-acid sequence is MHSPIQGTSRQDPSAAEPDAALTAELAPVVAGARRRALRDGDRQVDTAHLLHSLMESDPEVRAAFESGPRVARVLGYLVQRSIGYGLRWQGSVEDSGAVPLLGRPGWSPGALSAIEFARRRAFALRGQQVTGRDLLAALAADPRCRAVEVLRHAGVDPAALSDRLNEPSPQR
- a CDS encoding EamA family transporter; this translates as MHASQGRSVGLGLALASAFAFGGSGVAAKPLIEAGLDPLHVVWLRVTGAALVMLPVAWRHRRLVLRKPALLAGFGLLAVAGVQACYFASISRIPVGVALLVEYLAPALVLGWVRFVQRRPVTRAAAAGVVLAVAGLACVVEVWSGLSFDAVGLLLALGAACCQVGYFVLSDHGGQGTQAADPLGVIAYGLLIGALVLTGVARPWDMKWSVLGGSADMNGAHVPAVLLLCWIVLIATVIAYVTGVISVRRLSPQVAGVVACLEAVIATVFAWVLLGEHLSAPQILGGAVVLTGAFIAQSAAPKAASGPVASGGPAAAEGELSAGRTAA
- a CDS encoding DMT family transporter encodes the protein MGPSITALPVGRGLLYLAFAGVAWGTAGGAAALVFGASDLGPLALSFWRCAGGLVLLLGAMALRRRPAPVAPEPRGRRLLRIIGSGIGLMIFQSAYFAAVEATGLAVATVVTLGAGPVLIALGARLTMGERIGWAGAAAVAGALAGLAVLWIGNGGGTVRPAGVVLALVSAAGYAAITLLTRWLGRNGGAADPSATTAWAFGVAALCLLPFAGTEGLLPHTAEPVRVVVLMLYVAAIPTALAYALYFAGAAVVRAATVSVIMLLEPVSAAVIAVSVLGERITAATAVGTTLLLLAVIALAATEARDARTRRAAMAA
- a CDS encoding pyridoxamine 5'-phosphate oxidase family protein; amino-acid sequence: MSDTAAAAPYRATDRTAPTRYRERASYDRALVHGILDEAYVCHLGFVRDGAPVVLPTLYGRVGERLYIHGSTGSGPLRAAGQADPGLPVCLTVTHVDGLVLARSAFHHSINYRSVVVHGIAHEVTDPEEKRTALDALVDHVVPGRSYDSRPPNAKELAATAVISLDLNEVSAKLRTGGPSDDAEDLALPHWAGVVPLAPRHGALIPADDLDPSVGVPDYLTAL
- a CDS encoding aminotransferase class I/II-fold pyridoxal phosphate-dependent enzyme; protein product: MLGEYRIVGRRASEIAESVERAVGSGGLEPGQLLPPLRELATELGVNPNTVAAAYRLLRDRGVIETAGRRGSRVRARPASTARDLIRVDVPQGVRDVADGNPDPALLPPLADALAAAARRNAESPGRYMYGQDPVDEDLARLARAAFDEGGVPDGPIGVFSGSLDAIERVLTAHLRPGDAVAIEDPGWGAVLDLVPALGLRPEPMALDDEGPLPEGLERALAAGARAVVITCRAQNPTGAAVSAARARALREVLSAHPGVLLIEDDHGHGMVDLPLHLVSPVTERWAFVRSVAKAYGPDLRLAVLTGDAVTLDRVRGRQRLGPGWVSRLLQRAVVELWTSGAVDPVKVARSYRERREGLLRALRERGIEARGRSGFVVWVSVPDETGAVSRLLHAGWAVAPGARFRMASAPGVRITVSSLGRDEIGPLADAIASAVGPGPGNRYDY
- a CDS encoding DMT family transporter, with amino-acid sequence MSTAAPSRALSAPASPTSPAARRPALDWRVRFAALSLIWGFSFLLIKVGTDGYAPFQVTFGRLLFGTVVLAVAMAVKRERLPRGARTWLHLTVAALLLNAAPFSLFAYSELTIPSTLAGICNATSPLWGMALSLVALSEDRPTRRRVAGLGLGFLGVLTVLGAWQGFHGLDVTGTAMALLASLCYPVGWIYVRRTLAGSGHSNLSLIGAQLGVATLQLALVTPLFAGFPSSFPLVPLLAVAALGAFGTGFAVLVQYGLVNEVGPTTAQMVTYFIPVIATAAGVAVLGESLSWNTPVGAAIVLAGAALTQSRPRAKSRSPRPAPAKSPAQ
- a CDS encoding LysR family transcriptional regulator; the protein is MLNLERLRTLDAVARHGSVGGAADTLHVTTSAVSQQLAKLEREAGQPLLAKNGRGVRLTDAGRLLAEHAARILSQVQLAQAELEAQRGRVVGDLRIAGFATAARGLFPAALASLRAEHPRLKVRSDELEADESVQGVLLGDLDLALVLDWYNKPLPLPDGLAKRAVLDDLADVAMSAGHPLAGRETVGLEEFAEDEWITWPEGEFCSEWLMFTLRGKGVEPRIAHVAREHATQLALVEAGLGVSIAPRLGRGPVPDGVRVVPVRDAMSRHVYAVWRADADRRPSIRAAVDALAAAGERLAQR
- a CDS encoding pyridoxamine 5'-phosphate oxidase family protein; translated protein: MTATQRRGRRIMMTDEEQDAFLGEQRTCRLATVSADGSPHVAPLWYVWDGTSLWLYSITRSRRWAQLGKDPRVAVVVDDGTEYGELRGVELTGSAVPVGEAPRTGEPCPELAVPERLFAAKNFGLEEMFHDGRHAWLRLTPDTVVSWDFRKLGGDFGR